The Periophthalmus magnuspinnatus isolate fPerMag1 chromosome 19, fPerMag1.2.pri, whole genome shotgun sequence region GGCAGAGGGAGGGGTTCCAGCAGTGAAGACGGGTGGAGTCTTGGGTTCCCAGGTGATATTGAGGAAGACGAAGATGAGGACGAGGATGATATCGGTCTAAACCAGCCTAAAGTGGATGGAGGTTTACTCGAATGGGTAAAGGGTCGATTTGCGCCCCATCCTGGTGCAACAGGGCCTGATACTGAAACACTACCTCCCCCAAATGTGTGATCAGGGTAATAACTGAGTGGGTGGTGCGGGGACGTTTGCAAAGGAAAGGGCTTGTAGAAACCATTTGAAAATTCCCCTTCGTACGAGGACGTGAAGTCAAGACGATTCGGGGGTTGGTACCAGCGGCTATGGGGTCCCGGGCTTGAAGAGGAGGGGTCTTTAGACTGCTGACCCATGCCACCCAATGCGTCCcgactgaagaagcggctttgGGGCAGAGGGCTCATGTACTGATCCGTGAGATGGTAGCCCTGAGGAGGGTAGCAGGTGCCCGCCAACAGCTGCTGGTTTTCGGAGGGAGAAGGGGTGAGGCGGTCTGAGTCAGGAGGGGCGTATAAACTGTGACAGAGGAACAGGCGGGGGGTGGGGGGAGACAGGAACGAGGAAAAGAAGGTGTTATTTCCTGCGTAAAAAACCCTTAAGCTATCTATCAAACATCTCATACTCGTCACACCTCGCTACCAACGCTAGTGATTTGCAAAGTAGTAATTACACTCCTCCTTACACTTTCTGATTTTGAGAAATTTGAAAGATGTGGAATTACGtacaaattattaaataaatatcaaatataattaatatttCACCCTTTATATTAGATTTTAACAGACTTTGATTAAGCTTTGTGGTGcactgtcacttttttcatagaggGTTTCCCATATTAGAGAtttcattgagatgttattgctttgcctaatatgtttcaaaatatggcattaactgCTATcaatctccactgagacaagcaaatgacaccaccaggccaagttacaggtcagatctgtggagaggtgaccctgctcagaGTATGAATGCATGCTTTCAAGACATCTttctacataaaaaacagaTGAGAGATAGATAAagtatttaatgccatactgcgaaacACTCCAGGCAATCACATCTCAGTAGCAACAAGCAGGTTGAGTACAccacacctgaaaagttacatagtttctTTAACTTTATTATTGCCACTACATTTGCTGATATGTCTTTCTAAAAGTCAGGTGGCAAACAACAAGCGCATGCCATAAACAACAACTATGACACTTACTAATGACTTGACTTTACTTACGTGTCATAATTGTCTCGGAAACCTTTAGCGAAGGGGTTATGGTCTATTTTCAGTTGAGTGATCTGTGTAGTAGGAACAGGagacagacgcagacacagaggaggcataggaaaaagagagaaacaagAGTGGTCAGCAAGCAATAATTAATCATCATACTGTGCTATTTTTAGTACTTCATATTTATATTGAAACATATCTGAAATAAGAGTgaagtttaaacatttatttgatttatgaGTACAAGGTTTCATCCTTACTATCTATAAGTTATTTCGTAAACAGCAGAGGTCACTCAGGGTGAGGTGACACTTAAATGAACTTGTAGCAGTGTGGACTGAGAGATGTGGaaattttaattagtttttataAATTATTGACAATAGCATGCATTAACTGCAGTCTCTATGTTAACATGGCAAATACATGAATCATTGAACTATAGCCTTATCAAGATATAAGCCTTAAGTAGATTTGAAATATGACGCAAGCATTCTATGGCAATTTAATGCTTTTGAGAACTGTAAAAGTGCcatcattttaattaataatacaataataattcaCAGTAGTGATAAACAACGTGTAGGGCAGTGTTAACAcagctaaataaaacaaaaaaaaactgatatTAAATTTGGAAAGTGATTCTGTATCTTTAATGCAGAAGCTATTTTAAAGAGACTCCACCTACttccccacccactcctcctattggccAGCTGTCATGAGTGACAGGCAGATTTAGCCAATAATAGTCTCAACTCTCAGAAGAAGCAGGTTTGATTATCTttaagtagtgttgtcacaatattgaGATACAGCAATGATAATTAACAACaaatttctttatacagtagaatgtaattttcaacacaaaataatcatagatttttttcatattataaGTTGGTCCTTAAAATATCAAAAGCCCAGTTTTCAtagttatgtgattttttttttttaattagtaatACTAGGTCAAATTTTTGATACAAATTATACTATCAGTTAGTATCTAGCTACTGATTTTTGAGAACCCAACTTTTAAGGCCATACAGCAGCTTAAATTCTGTTCCACACTTATTAAATCGTTGATTACTGGTAAAATGTGGACTAAGTTGTATTGAATACTTGAAAACCAGAGTCTCTGTCTGAGAGTGGCTGCAGTGACTCACATCTGCGTTTTGATAAGCAGTGACAGCGATGAATTGCGTCTCAGGAAACACAAACGTCTGGGCCTTGGACGAGAGGAAGGGGTCCTCGGATCCATCCTCCTTCACCTCCACGATGTGAAGACGAGGCTGGTACTTGTGGAGCGACTGCAGCACCACCATCTATAGGACAACGAGCAAAGTCAcattaaaacatattcaaaatcaCTAGTGCAGGTTTATTGGCATGGAATATAAAGGTACTCTATGTGACTTTTCCAGTGGGTGGTCTGTCAACTACTTGTCTTCATAGACTTTATTGAATTTAATACTCAGAATAAATGGAAATATGTTAAATATGCTGTGTTTTAGCAAAAATGCTAGTTTCTACCTTTAGAGCTTGATGTCACATTATAAACAGTGTACTTTTTCCTCATCATAAGGAGAtgctatttctttgcctggaatgttccacagtatggcattaaagtcatCTTGCACTTATTCAATCACAGATGCTTTCATTGCTAACAGAACATTCATTATTATGATGAGCAGAGTTTCCTCTTCAGCCTCCACAGAACTAACTGACGACTTGGCCTGATGACGTCTCTTGTCCCCATGAATTTAATGCTATAATGTGGGATGTTCAAGGAAAAGCAATTAATAATTGCTTTTACAAGCAATTAGCAATTATGCAGGTGGCATACCTCCTGCATAATTCCTAattgcagtgcacctttaaagtgaaataaaaaaagaatgtaATGAGAAATGCTACAAAAGTACATGGGTAGTCCAGGTTAAATTATAGTGCCTTGGTTATTATTGTTTAATGCAGATAgccaaaacactttacataaGTTATTCACACCAATACACAGTAGTGATAAACTCCCCTGGGGGTTGACTGACAGAAAGGAGGATGCTAATCTGTGTCATTGGACTTGACATCTCAAACCACACATCCACTCACTCACTAATTCACACATTACATTTGCACACAAAAAGTAGGTGAAAGGCTCAAGAACACAACATAAAGATGTGTTAGTTTGTGATCTAACCCACAACCCAATAACTATTTTGATATTGCAGCTGCCAGGTTTAAAGATAGAACGTCTGCCTTTATATAGTATATGTGTTACCTGTGCCACATTATTGGTGCTGCCCTTGTTGTTGGTGAGTTTGAGTTTGCTGAAGGACACTTCCTGTCTCATCCAGTGAGCTCCAGTGTTGGGAGAGTCTGGGTGCATGTACATCCGGTTTCCTGTCAACACAATTAATTCAGgtcatttattatcattatcattatcattattattattattattattattattattattattattattattattattattattattattattattattattattattattattattattattattattattattattatcatcatcatcaccaccatcTAAACTGAGCAggcaaaatttaaataatgatgtgtgtaattttcaaaagtaaaacaaacctcaattttttgttttaatattttgtttaaatatttttttcctaaaaTATACAATGTCTATATGCAGTGTAATTGTAAACTGTGAGAAAAATGTCTGTCACCACAATGACCTAGTAACCTAGAGCCTATTTAAATCCCTACCGAACTATTAGGTGTAATTGTGAACTTGCTTTACCGCAGTTTCCACAAACACCTGAAAAGCGTGATGACACCTTTCTTGCTTAATTTCATTTGCAGAGATGTTGATCAAAAAAATCTGAGGCAAAATTGCATGTGTTGGTTAACCTGCTTAtgaatgtgtgaaaaaaaacaaaaaacatttgaaatatttttttttaagtagaacTGATTGGTACTGAATATGTTCAAAAGTGATTTTAACTGATATCAATATTATTTGGTTAAtcaataattatgattattcAGGTCCCATATAATAGtcagagctaaaaaaaaaaccccaaaaaaccaacaaactaaacattttagAAGTTGAATTAACCTAAAGATTTACTAAAAAGTTTAACCTGttgcagttttcttttttatttgttgtttgttgtttacttGGACCCATTTATTCGGTTTTGGAATTGTATCCTCTACTTTTCTGACAGAGGCATTTAAGGTTATTTTATACTTGTATGCACAGTTCTGCATTGGTTGCACTTGTTTTTAATGACACTGACCCATGTATTGTATAGTTTTCTAAATGCTTTGATATTGGTGTGTGTACCTGGCATGCTGCCCTCTGCCTTGCCGCACTGGACCCACTTGCCTCCTTGGTACCTCCAGTGGTGCTGATCAGCCAAAACCACATCCACATAGACATTATAATGAGCGGAAGGATCCAGAGCACTGATGTTGAAGCTCAAGAAAGGAAACATCCTCCTGCAATAGGAAACAACACTCAAGTCAATACATACTCAGTGTTTAATTCATATTGCATTTACATATTACACATATCATGCGAGTATGAGTGGGTATATGAGGAAAATTATGTTGCtcagtttaaaaatattacataatagCATTGTTcacttaaaggtccaatattatgcAATTGTCTTTTGTGAGCTTAAGTTATGTTAGGATATTGTTACCTcccacaaggtagaacagagtatttttcatttgagagaacttaacctaaatatacagagtttgtgagttaaacttgtgtgaatgaaacaaaacccaactccaggtttgtgatgagacaacaacattataacatagatcagaaaatagtgtaatatgggccctttaaagctaaAATAACCATATAGAGTCATGATTCAACATATGTGTAACATACAGGCTCGAGATTATCAGGGAGCAAACTTAAACGTGCACTGTGTTTATGGTTGGGGCTGTAACCTGCTTTGCTTcaaaagtttcacagtatgtcattaaacttgcATTCACAGgtagttttattgctcaaaaataacttgaaatacATGCAGTCCTACTGAAAgcaagcttgcctctccacagactgaacctgtaacttggcttggtggtgtctcgtgcttgtctccatggagatattttaaatcaatactTTGGCACAGGCAAAGAattaacatctacatggagacaagtagatggtGGACCCCCaatgaaaaagttacatggtgaacCTTTAGATACAATTTGagtaagaaataaaagaaacacaaaaaatctatacacttttcaatacatttgaacaatatATAGATATGATACGAAATTTAACAGACTATTTCAACCTATTTTGGGATTTTTAGGTCAACTATTAGCTCATTGTACCTGACAGTAtaacaaaacaaggaaaa contains the following coding sequences:
- the tbx21 gene encoding T-box transcription factor TBX21, whose protein sequence is MGGIGGNLYLSMLNGTETQTFGKSPADIHLHRGGKDLSDFKMGIQEPRFYYTDGVQGGQDALTLPFHSEQTVGGYGGQPTRFYAQSLSSCPYGEVRRSGIAAHAQGYIPAPTPGDGFSAGGKDVYHPSSPEYSSSFQHGFQRPPLYPLPGLQVCGKTQALLNNYPLWAKFHKFQTEMIITKQGRRMFPFLSFNISALDPSAHYNVYVDVVLADQHHWRYQGGKWVQCGKAEGSMPGNRMYMHPDSPNTGAHWMRQEVSFSKLKLTNNKGSTNNVAQMVVLQSLHKYQPRLHIVEVKEDGSEDPFLSSKAQTFVFPETQFIAVTAYQNADITQLKIDHNPFAKGFRDNYDTLYAPPDSDRLTPSPSENQQLLAGTCYPPQGYHLTDQYMSPLPQSRFFSRDALGGMGQQSKDPSSSSPGPHSRWYQPPNRLDFTSSYEGEFSNGFYKPFPLQTSPHHPLSYYPDHTFGGGSVSVSGPVAPGWGANRPFTHSSKPPSTLGWFRPISSSSSSSSSSISPGNPRLHPSSLLEPLPLPLQQNKSKDVGVREETWLEPVSVKSADSMDSGLFESGVSDNKKRRVSPYASSTENSPPSRAGEDNNSDVDYYGYYTH